A single region of the Variovorax paradoxus genome encodes:
- the cphA gene encoding cyanophycin synthetase produces MKVTRTRALRGPNLWSRHTAIEAVVACEGDENAVSRLPGFEARLRARFPTIGELHPMVLGQPLALAHVLENAAVALQAQAGCAVNFGHTSPTVEEGVYQVTFQYSEEAVGRRALALAEELIAATLADTAFDASAAITELRDLDESERLGPSTGSIVDAAVARGIPYRRLTSGSLVQFGWGSKQRRIQAAEIDSTSGVAESIAQDKELTKQLLNAAGVPVPLGRPVADADDGWAAAMEIGLPVVVKPQDGNQGKGVTVNITTREQLTAACESAAAYGEVMVEKFLPGFDFRLLVVGDRLVAAARRDPPNVIGDGSSTVRQLVDAVNLDPRRGEGHATSLTKIRLDDIAIGRLEAQGLTPESVPARGERVVLRNNANLSTGGTATDVTDTVHPEVAARAVDAAQMVGLHICGVDMVCENVLRPLEEQHGGVVEVNAAPGLRMHISPSFGRGRAVGEAIVDTLFAPGDDGRIPVVAVTGTNGKTTTARLINHLLASSGLRTGMTNTDGVYVDGRQTDSGDCSGPKSARNVLMHPDVDAAVFEVARGGVLREGLGFDRCQVAVVTNIGSGDHLGLNYITTVEDLAVLKRVIVRNVAPDGYAVLNAADPNVAAMAAGCPGHVIFFTADRQHPVMATHRAQGKRTVYVDQDTLVAAEGSWRERIALRDVPITRNGTIGFQVDNVMASVAAAWAVGLDWDTIRSGLASFMNDAAGVPGRFNVMDYRGATVIADYGHNTDAMRALVSAVDTMPANKRSVVISGAGDRRDSDIRDQTAILGQAFDDVILYQDAAQRGRADGEVMALLRQGLQGAARTRYIDEIRGEFVAIDTALARLQPGDLSLILVDQVEEALAHLAQRIAAG; encoded by the coding sequence ATGAAAGTTACCCGTACCCGCGCCTTGCGCGGTCCCAACCTCTGGAGCCGCCACACTGCCATCGAAGCCGTCGTTGCCTGCGAAGGCGATGAAAACGCCGTCAGCCGGTTGCCGGGCTTCGAAGCTCGCCTGCGTGCACGCTTTCCCACCATCGGCGAACTGCATCCGATGGTGCTGGGGCAGCCGCTCGCGCTCGCGCACGTGCTCGAGAACGCCGCCGTGGCGCTGCAGGCCCAGGCTGGCTGCGCCGTCAATTTCGGCCACACCTCTCCCACCGTGGAAGAAGGCGTGTACCAAGTCACCTTCCAGTACAGCGAAGAAGCCGTCGGGCGCCGCGCACTCGCGCTGGCCGAAGAGCTGATTGCAGCCACACTGGCCGACACGGCGTTCGACGCCTCCGCCGCCATCACTGAATTGCGCGACCTCGACGAATCGGAGCGGCTCGGCCCGAGCACCGGCTCCATCGTCGATGCCGCCGTGGCGCGCGGCATTCCGTACCGCCGCCTCACCAGCGGCAGCCTGGTGCAGTTCGGCTGGGGCTCCAAGCAGCGCCGTATCCAGGCGGCCGAAATCGACAGCACCAGCGGCGTGGCCGAATCGATTGCGCAGGACAAGGAACTCACCAAGCAGCTGCTCAATGCCGCCGGCGTGCCCGTGCCGCTGGGCCGGCCCGTCGCCGATGCCGACGACGGCTGGGCCGCGGCCATGGAAATCGGCCTGCCGGTGGTCGTAAAGCCGCAGGACGGCAACCAGGGCAAGGGTGTCACGGTCAACATCACGACCCGCGAGCAGCTCACGGCTGCCTGCGAATCGGCCGCGGCATACGGCGAAGTCATGGTCGAGAAATTTCTGCCGGGCTTCGATTTCCGCCTGCTGGTGGTGGGCGACCGCCTCGTGGCCGCCGCGCGGCGCGATCCGCCGAACGTGATCGGCGATGGCAGCTCCACCGTGCGCCAGTTGGTGGACGCGGTGAACCTCGACCCGCGCCGCGGCGAAGGACACGCCACCTCGCTCACCAAGATCCGGCTCGACGACATCGCCATCGGCCGGCTCGAGGCCCAGGGCCTCACGCCCGAGAGCGTGCCCGCGCGCGGCGAGCGCGTGGTGCTGCGCAACAACGCCAATCTTTCCACCGGCGGCACCGCCACCGACGTAACCGACACCGTGCACCCCGAAGTGGCTGCGCGCGCGGTCGATGCGGCGCAGATGGTCGGCCTGCACATCTGCGGCGTGGACATGGTGTGCGAGAACGTGCTGCGTCCGCTCGAAGAGCAGCACGGCGGCGTGGTCGAGGTCAATGCCGCGCCCGGCCTGCGCATGCATATCTCGCCCTCGTTCGGCCGCGGCCGCGCGGTCGGCGAGGCCATTGTGGACACGCTCTTCGCCCCCGGCGACGACGGCCGCATTCCGGTGGTGGCCGTGACCGGCACCAACGGCAAGACCACCACGGCGCGCCTCATCAACCACCTGCTCGCATCGAGCGGGCTGCGCACCGGCATGACCAACACCGACGGCGTGTACGTCGACGGCCGCCAGACCGACAGCGGCGACTGCAGCGGCCCCAAGAGCGCGCGCAACGTGCTCATGCACCCTGACGTGGATGCGGCCGTGTTCGAAGTGGCGCGCGGCGGCGTGCTGCGCGAAGGCCTCGGCTTCGACCGCTGCCAGGTGGCCGTGGTCACCAACATCGGCAGCGGCGACCACCTCGGCCTGAACTACATCACCACAGTCGAAGACCTGGCGGTGCTCAAGCGCGTGATCGTCCGCAACGTGGCGCCCGATGGCTATGCGGTGCTCAACGCCGCTGATCCCAACGTGGCCGCCATGGCCGCCGGCTGCCCCGGCCACGTGATCTTCTTCACCGCCGACCGCCAGCATCCGGTGATGGCCACGCACCGCGCGCAAGGCAAGCGCACCGTGTACGTCGACCAGGACACGCTGGTGGCGGCCGAGGGCTCGTGGCGCGAGCGCATTGCGCTGCGCGACGTGCCGATCACGCGCAACGGCACCATCGGTTTCCAGGTCGACAACGTGATGGCCTCGGTGGCCGCGGCATGGGCCGTTGGCCTGGACTGGGACACCATTCGCAGCGGCCTCGCCAGCTTCATGAACGACGCGGCCGGCGTGCCTGGGCGCTTCAACGTCATGGACTACCGCGGCGCCACCGTGATTGCCGACTACGGCCACAACACCGACGCCATGCGCGCGCTGGTGTCGGCCGTGGACACCATGCCGGCCAACAAGCGCTCTGTGGTGATCAGCGGCGCCGGCGACCGGCGCGATTCCGACATCCGCGACCAGACAGCCATCCTGGGCCAGGCCTTCGACGACGTGATCCTCTACCAGGACGCGGCCCAGCGCGGCCGTGCCGACGGCGAGGTGATGGCGTTGCTGCGCCAGGGCCTGCAGGGCGCGGCACGCACGCGCTACATCGACGAGATCCGCGGAGAGTTCGTCGCCATCGACACCGCGCTCGCGCGGCTGCAGCCGGGCGACCTGTCGCTGATCCTGGTCGACCAGGTCGAAGAAGCGCTCGCGCACCTGGCGCAACGCATCGCAGCGGGCTGA
- the cphA gene encoding cyanophycin synthetase, with amino-acid sequence MTRFDDIRLLRINYLRGPNLWTYRPVLEVWLDLGQLEDYPSNKIDGFTDRLTTLLPALIEHHCGVGERGGFIQRLTEGTWSGHVLEHVVIELLNLAGMPTGFGQTRSTSEHGVYRMVFRARDEQVARVALAEGHRLLMAAINNDPFTAADVQKAVDAVKAKVEDCYLGPSTAAIVSAATDRGIPHMRLNSGNLVQLGYGANQQRIWTAETDYTSAIGESIASDKELTKSLLASCGVPVPEGQVVASAEEAWEAAEDIGLPVVVKPSDANHGRGVSLELTTREEVMAAYAVAEPEGSDVMVERFIRGHEHRLLVVGGEVVAAARGEIITVTGDGKSTVAELIEKQLNSDPRRGAEEEYPLDLIVLATDAKLQLELKRQELDAASVPAAGRVVTIQRNGNMANDCTDQVHPEVAHAAVLAARVVGLDIAGIDLVAQDIGKPLGPQRGAIVEVNAGPGLLMHLKPAVGSPRPVGRAICDHLFPNDAPGRIPVVGVAGSKGTAVLARLVAWVINLGGRHTGLACRDGLFLERRRVDARDSANGDAGHRLLVNRAVEAVVIENGAETILRDGLAYDRCEVGIVTDLEGVEALADYDITESDQMVKVLRTQVDVVLAEGTAVLNAGDPRVAGLAPLCDGSVILYAADPQAPALTAHQAAGGKAVLVRQDRVVLATGSSESFLPGLGRLTVWRATHAGVSLESLLAAVAAAWALGIPLNLIGAGVEAFEADLQAALASLQLSQTQPLSSQPQFA; translated from the coding sequence ATGACCCGTTTCGACGACATCCGCCTGCTGCGCATCAACTATTTGCGCGGTCCCAACCTCTGGACCTACCGTCCGGTGCTCGAAGTCTGGCTCGATCTGGGCCAGCTGGAAGACTACCCCTCCAACAAGATCGACGGGTTTACCGACCGCCTGACGACCCTGCTGCCGGCGCTCATCGAGCACCATTGCGGCGTGGGCGAGCGCGGCGGCTTCATCCAGCGGCTGACTGAAGGTACCTGGTCAGGCCACGTGCTCGAACACGTGGTGATCGAGCTCTTGAACCTGGCCGGCATGCCGACCGGTTTCGGCCAGACGCGCAGCACCTCGGAGCACGGCGTCTACCGCATGGTGTTCCGCGCGCGCGACGAGCAGGTCGCCCGCGTGGCGCTGGCCGAAGGCCATCGCCTGCTGATGGCGGCCATCAACAACGACCCGTTCACCGCCGCCGACGTGCAGAAGGCGGTCGATGCGGTCAAGGCCAAGGTTGAAGACTGCTACCTCGGCCCGAGCACCGCGGCCATCGTGTCCGCGGCCACCGACCGCGGCATACCGCACATGCGGCTGAACAGCGGCAACCTGGTGCAACTGGGCTACGGCGCCAACCAGCAGCGCATCTGGACCGCCGAAACCGACTACACCAGCGCCATCGGCGAGTCGATTGCCAGCGACAAGGAGCTGACCAAGTCGCTGCTCGCGAGCTGCGGCGTGCCGGTGCCCGAAGGACAGGTGGTGGCCAGCGCCGAAGAGGCCTGGGAAGCCGCCGAAGACATCGGCCTGCCGGTGGTCGTGAAACCGTCGGACGCCAACCACGGCCGCGGTGTGTCGCTCGAACTCACCACGCGCGAAGAAGTCATGGCCGCCTATGCGGTGGCCGAGCCCGAAGGCAGCGACGTGATGGTCGAGCGCTTCATTCGCGGCCACGAACACCGCCTGCTGGTGGTGGGCGGCGAAGTGGTGGCGGCTGCGCGCGGCGAAATCATTACCGTGACCGGCGACGGCAAGAGCACCGTGGCCGAGCTCATCGAAAAGCAGCTCAACAGCGATCCGCGCCGCGGCGCCGAAGAGGAATATCCGCTCGACCTGATCGTGCTGGCCACGGATGCCAAGCTGCAGCTCGAACTCAAGCGCCAGGAGCTCGACGCTGCTTCCGTGCCGGCCGCCGGCCGCGTGGTCACCATCCAGCGCAACGGCAACATGGCCAATGACTGTACCGACCAGGTCCACCCTGAAGTGGCGCATGCCGCCGTGCTGGCCGCGCGCGTGGTGGGGCTCGACATTGCGGGCATCGACCTCGTGGCGCAGGACATCGGCAAGCCCCTCGGCCCTCAGCGCGGCGCTATCGTCGAAGTGAATGCCGGCCCCGGTCTCCTGATGCACCTGAAGCCGGCCGTCGGCTCGCCGCGCCCGGTGGGCCGCGCGATTTGCGACCACCTGTTTCCCAACGACGCGCCGGGCCGCATTCCGGTGGTGGGCGTCGCGGGCTCCAAGGGCACCGCCGTGCTCGCGCGGCTGGTTGCCTGGGTTATCAACCTCGGCGGGCGCCACACCGGCCTTGCCTGCCGAGACGGCCTCTTTCTCGAGCGCCGCCGCGTCGATGCACGCGACAGCGCCAACGGGGACGCCGGCCACCGCCTGCTCGTAAACCGCGCGGTGGAAGCCGTGGTGATCGAGAACGGTGCCGAAACGATTCTGCGCGACGGCCTGGCGTACGACCGCTGCGAAGTAGGCATCGTCACCGACCTCGAAGGCGTCGAGGCGCTGGCCGACTACGACATCACCGAAAGCGACCAGATGGTCAAGGTGTTGCGCACGCAGGTCGACGTGGTTCTGGCCGAAGGCACGGCCGTGCTCAACGCGGGCGATCCGCGCGTGGCCGGCCTGGCGCCGCTGTGCGACGGTTCCGTCATCCTGTATGCCGCCGATCCGCAGGCCCCTGCCCTCACCGCGCACCAGGCCGCGGGCGGCAAGGCCGTGCTGGTGCGGCAAGACCGCGTGGTGCTGGCCACCGGCAGCAGCGAATCTTTCCTGCCCGGCCTTGGCCGCCTCACCGTCTGGCGTGCCACGCACGCGGGTGTCAGCCTCGAGAGCCTGCTGGCCGCCGTGGCCGCAGCCTGGGCGCTGGGCATTCCGCTGAACCTCATCGGTGCGGGCGTCGAGGCTTTCGAGGCCGACCTGCAGGCCGCGCTGGCCTCGCTGCAGCTCTCGCAGACGCAGCCGCTTTCGTCCCAACCCCAATTTGCCTGA